One segment of Fructilactobacillus hinvesii DNA contains the following:
- a CDS encoding D-alanyl-D-alanine carboxypeptidase family protein: MAKVRSFKLLFLSFIICFSFSGTIITGHAAVNEQDLPLTDQTVHSQTKGAVAIDADNGQILYGKNSNQRLPIASVSKLVTLVIVRQRIHDHQLDWNTKVPIGRAVATLSQNPLFTNVPLQAGQTYTVKQLYNASLVTSANAAAMALGNYIAGPNGDFGQIMRQTVAKWGIKNAPLYNACGLTNRELGSLGDDKLSGSTENKLSATETALVAQKLYRLDPTIVQTTSLSQISWNGIPEPATNHLVGRHAGFTVDGFKTGTSNTVGENLVATATKGKQRVITVVIGASVGQRNLQTVKILNGLNQLKVVTPNRHMLPYQTLPVINGKQPTVSLGFNNPPHYWLRHSDQLKSRLEPNDGLKQFFTPLAPLQKGQPFGHLIVTAPHLQFLRSHSSSVPVIFTSSDAIAWGRLLWGLIELIIILAGLGYFVIWLRTRYTPRH; the protein is encoded by the coding sequence ATGGCCAAAGTTCGATCATTCAAGTTATTATTTCTTTCGTTCATAATCTGTTTTAGCTTCAGCGGGACAATCATCACTGGTCATGCAGCGGTCAATGAGCAAGATCTTCCTTTGACCGACCAAACGGTTCATTCCCAGACTAAGGGAGCCGTTGCCATTGATGCTGATAACGGTCAAATTTTATATGGCAAAAATTCAAATCAACGTCTCCCAATTGCCTCTGTCAGTAAACTAGTTACGCTAGTCATCGTCCGCCAAAGAATCCATGATCACCAACTTGATTGGAATACCAAGGTTCCGATTGGTCGTGCCGTTGCCACTTTAAGTCAGAATCCTTTGTTTACCAACGTTCCCCTTCAGGCAGGTCAAACATATACCGTCAAGCAGCTGTACAACGCTAGCTTAGTAACATCCGCTAATGCTGCCGCCATGGCCCTTGGTAATTACATTGCTGGTCCAAACGGTGACTTTGGGCAAATCATGCGACAAACGGTAGCCAAATGGGGAATTAAGAACGCTCCGCTTTATAATGCTTGCGGTTTAACTAATCGAGAATTGGGCTCTTTAGGAGATGATAAGCTTAGTGGTTCTACTGAAAATAAACTATCCGCCACAGAAACGGCTCTCGTTGCTCAAAAGCTTTATCGATTAGATCCAACCATTGTGCAAACCACTTCTTTAAGTCAAATTAGTTGGAATGGGATTCCAGAGCCAGCTACCAATCATCTGGTTGGTAGGCACGCTGGCTTTACAGTAGATGGCTTCAAAACTGGGACGAGCAATACGGTTGGAGAAAACTTAGTCGCAACCGCAACGAAAGGAAAGCAGCGCGTTATTACCGTTGTCATTGGAGCTTCCGTCGGACAACGAAACCTCCAAACCGTTAAAATTCTTAACGGACTCAATCAGCTCAAGGTGGTCACGCCCAACCGTCACATGCTTCCGTACCAAACTCTGCCGGTGATTAACGGGAAACAACCAACCGTTTCATTAGGATTTAATAATCCACCGCATTATTGGTTACGCCATTCAGACCAATTAAAAAGTCGCCTAGAGCCTAACGACGGGTTGAAACAGTTCTTCACGCCGTTAGCTCCCCTTCAAAAGGGACAGCCATTTGGTCACTTAATCGTGACAGCACCCCACCTACAGTTTCTCCGTTCTCATTCCTCATCCGTTCCGGTAATCTTTACCAGTTCCGATGCAATTGCTTGGGGACGCCTCCTGTGGGGATTAATCGAACTGATTATCATTCTGGCCGGCTTGGGCTACTTCGTCATCTGGCTCAGAACACGTTATACGCCCCGCCATTAA
- a CDS encoding alpha/beta fold hydrolase has product MLNFMTVGQGFPVVLLHGYELDSSSLMPLLEPFFQNQSVAYQRIYIDLPGMGKSRDQLFINSAKTLQMVVEVIKALQLSKFVVLGQSYGGYLATRLVNYFPQELVAQLLVVPMVVPATSKRKLAQLQHTYVSPDVTQFSADFANVNVVLNQLKYRYYQQQIATVMTQNQSPVLTRALQSIRYELPDLRGQKSKLATTALVGKYDNIVGNQDVERLRGHYLNLKLKHYQNSGHNLMIDETDRFYADLTTFLRTLF; this is encoded by the coding sequence ATGCTAAACTTTATGACTGTAGGACAGGGATTTCCCGTGGTCTTATTGCATGGATATGAACTAGATAGCTCTAGCCTGATGCCACTCCTGGAACCCTTTTTTCAGAATCAATCCGTTGCTTATCAACGAATTTATATCGATTTACCAGGAATGGGGAAATCACGTGATCAATTGTTTATTAATTCAGCGAAGACTTTACAAATGGTAGTTGAAGTTATTAAGGCGTTGCAGTTATCCAAATTTGTCGTATTAGGACAATCATATGGTGGCTACCTAGCAACAAGATTAGTTAACTATTTTCCCCAGGAATTAGTGGCGCAGTTGTTAGTTGTCCCAATGGTAGTGCCTGCAACTTCCAAACGAAAGTTAGCCCAATTACAACACACCTACGTAAGCCCAGATGTAACTCAATTTAGTGCTGATTTTGCAAACGTGAACGTGGTCCTCAATCAACTAAAATATCGGTATTATCAGCAACAGATTGCTACCGTAATGACACAAAATCAAAGTCCAGTGTTAACGCGTGCGCTGCAGTCCATTCGTTACGAATTACCAGATTTAAGGGGACAAAAGTCTAAGTTAGCTACCACTGCCTTGGTTGGTAAATATGATAATATCGTAGGAAATCAGGACGTGGAAAGACTCCGCGGACATTATCTTAATTTAAAATTAAAGCACTACCAAAATTCCGGTCATAATTTGATGATTGATGAAACAGATCGTTTTTATGCCGATTTAACTACTTTTTTACGAACATTATTCTAA
- the adhE gene encoding bifunctional acetaldehyde-CoA/alcohol dehydrogenase, with product MSDKKEAKETKAIDATIDKMVKKAHVALDEMSHFDQAKVDEITHAMVIAGVDAHQRLGKMAYEETGRGVAEDKAIKNLFATEEIWHSIRNDKTVGVIDENSEEDLIKVAEPLGVIAGITPVTNPTSTTLFKSIISMKTRNAIIFSLHPQALQSSIEAARIMRDAAVAAGAPKDCIQWIEEPSREATNALIKHPGVACTLATGGPGLVKAAYSTGKPALGVGPGNGPVYIEKTAKIPEAVNDIVLSKTFDNGMICATENSAVIDDVIYDDVKEQLERNRVYFVPEKEQQQLTDAMFDSTRLSVKGPIAGATAQQIADMAGIQIPKDTQVLAVEMTGIGPKYPMSGEKLSPVISVYRAKGHEEAFEIVNKLLDYGGLGHTAAIQTTNEELATKFGVSVKASRVIVNSPSGLGGIGNLYNNMTPSLTLGTGSWGQNSISHNVTDYDLLNIKTIAKRRNNMQWIKLPKIYFEKNSVRYLKDMPDIQKAFIVTSPSMVKYHYVDKVLDELNARDDGVQYYIFDDIHGEPTTETVDAGVMQMRGFQPDTIIALGGGSPLDAAKMMWLIYENSETDFFGAKQKFLDIRKRAYRFEKPSKSKMVAIPSTSGTGSEVTPFSVITDAKLHIKYPLADYALTPDVAIIDPQFVKTVPKSTIAASGLDALTHAIESYVSVMASDYTRPLSLQAIKMIFDNLTASYNGDMEARDKMHTASTIAGMAFANAFLGITHSIAHKLGGQFGITHGIAIAITLPHVIRYNFKQPKKIATWPKYESFRADQDYAEIARYVGLEGNTNEELKEALVHKVIDLAHSVGVTLSLKAQGVDRKELEDKAQRLAELAYGDQCTTANPKEPLIADLKDIILDEYDGIGVETETDKEV from the coding sequence ATGTCTGACAAAAAAGAAGCAAAAGAAACCAAAGCAATTGACGCTACCATTGATAAAATGGTGAAAAAGGCGCACGTTGCCTTAGACGAAATGAGTCACTTTGACCAAGCTAAAGTGGATGAAATTACGCACGCCATGGTAATTGCCGGGGTCGATGCCCACCAACGGCTTGGTAAAATGGCTTACGAAGAAACCGGACGGGGAGTGGCCGAAGATAAGGCGATTAAGAACCTTTTTGCGACCGAAGAAATCTGGCACAGCATACGCAACGACAAAACGGTTGGTGTGATTGACGAAAATTCAGAAGAAGATTTGATTAAAGTGGCAGAACCACTGGGAGTGATTGCAGGAATTACTCCCGTAACGAACCCAACTTCAACGACGTTATTTAAATCGATTATCTCAATGAAGACACGGAATGCCATTATCTTTAGTTTGCACCCACAAGCCTTACAATCCTCAATTGAAGCAGCACGGATCATGCGCGATGCTGCCGTAGCCGCTGGGGCTCCTAAGGACTGTATTCAATGGATTGAAGAACCAAGCCGAGAAGCTACGAACGCTTTGATTAAGCACCCTGGCGTAGCTTGTACCTTAGCTACGGGTGGTCCTGGTCTGGTTAAGGCTGCTTACTCCACCGGGAAACCAGCCTTAGGGGTTGGTCCTGGGAACGGTCCGGTTTACATTGAAAAGACGGCCAAGATTCCAGAAGCTGTGAACGACATCGTCTTATCCAAGACGTTTGATAACGGGATGATTTGTGCTACGGAAAACAGTGCTGTGATTGACGACGTGATTTATGACGACGTGAAAGAACAGCTGGAACGCAACCGGGTTTACTTTGTTCCCGAAAAGGAACAACAACAGTTAACTGATGCTATGTTCGATAGCACGCGCTTGAGTGTTAAAGGACCAATCGCTGGGGCTACTGCTCAACAAATCGCTGACATGGCTGGGATCCAGATTCCAAAGGACACCCAGGTCTTAGCCGTAGAAATGACCGGAATTGGACCGAAGTACCCAATGTCTGGAGAAAAATTATCTCCTGTGATTTCGGTTTACCGTGCGAAAGGGCATGAAGAGGCCTTTGAGATTGTCAACAAACTGTTAGACTACGGTGGATTAGGACACACGGCTGCCATTCAAACTACTAACGAAGAATTGGCAACGAAATTTGGAGTTTCCGTAAAGGCTTCCCGGGTGATCGTGAACTCACCATCTGGGTTAGGAGGAATTGGGAACCTGTACAACAACATGACGCCTTCCTTAACCTTAGGAACTGGATCATGGGGGCAAAACTCAATTTCACATAACGTTACGGATTACGACCTGTTGAACATTAAAACAATCGCAAAGAGAAGAAATAACATGCAATGGATTAAACTACCAAAAATTTACTTCGAAAAGAACTCCGTGCGTTACCTAAAGGACATGCCGGACATTCAAAAAGCCTTTATTGTTACGAGTCCATCCATGGTTAAATACCACTACGTTGACAAGGTGCTCGATGAACTGAACGCCCGCGACGATGGGGTTCAATACTACATCTTCGATGACATTCACGGCGAACCAACGACGGAAACGGTGGATGCCGGAGTAATGCAAATGCGGGGCTTCCAACCTGATACGATTATTGCCCTTGGTGGAGGATCACCTCTGGATGCTGCTAAGATGATGTGGTTAATCTACGAAAACTCCGAAACGGACTTCTTTGGAGCTAAGCAAAAATTCTTGGACATTCGGAAACGGGCTTACCGCTTCGAAAAACCAAGCAAATCGAAGATGGTTGCCATTCCAAGTACGTCTGGAACTGGGTCTGAAGTAACCCCATTCTCCGTTATTACGGATGCCAAGTTACACATTAAGTACCCACTGGCTGACTATGCCTTAACTCCAGATGTGGCAATCATTGATCCACAATTTGTGAAGACGGTGCCAAAGAGCACAATTGCCGCTTCTGGATTGGATGCTTTGACCCACGCCATTGAATCATACGTTTCGGTAATGGCTTCTGATTACACCCGGCCGTTATCACTGCAAGCAATTAAGATGATTTTTGATAACTTGACTGCTTCTTACAACGGTGACATGGAAGCCCGTGACAAGATGCATACCGCTTCTACGATTGCCGGAATGGCTTTTGCGAATGCCTTCTTGGGAATTACTCACTCAATTGCCCATAAACTCGGGGGTCAATTCGGGATTACCCACGGAATTGCGATTGCCATCACCCTGCCACACGTCATTCGGTACAACTTCAAACAACCGAAGAAGATTGCAACGTGGCCGAAGTACGAATCCTTCCGGGCTGATCAAGACTACGCAGAAATTGCGCGCTACGTTGGCTTAGAAGGAAACACCAACGAAGAACTGAAGGAAGCTTTGGTTCACAAAGTGATCGACTTAGCTCACTCAGTTGGCGTAACCCTGAGCCTGAAAGCCCAAGGCGTGGACCGCAAAGAACTGGAAGACAAAGCACAACGGTTAGCTGAATTAGCTTACGGGGACCAATGTACAACTGCCAACCCGAAGGAACCATTGATTGCTGATTTGAAAGACATTATTTTGGATGAGTATGATGGAATCGGAGTGGAAACGGAAACTGATAAAGAAGTTTAG
- the adhP gene encoding alcohol dehydrogenase AdhP, translated as MKAAVVHPNSDGYVDVKDVQLRPIEDHEALVKIEYCGLCHTDLHVAAGDFGEVPGRIIGHEGVGKVIQVGKDVDNLKIGDRVSIAWFYSADGTCRYCVTGNETLCRNVKNAGFSVDGAMAEECIVDAKYAVKVPDELDPVQATSLTCAGVTTYKALKEGDTKPGDWVEIVGAGGLGNLAVQLAKHVFGARVVVTDGDPAKLEAAKENGADVVINRHDDDATDQIIKATDGGVDASIVTAVSATAFTNAVNALAPNGTLVAVALPKGDMALNIDKTVLDGIKVAGSLVGTREDLRETFEFGAAGEVKPIVKTDKLENINHVIDDMKAGKIVGRVVFDFTGQTV; from the coding sequence ATGAAAGCAGCAGTTGTGCATCCGAACTCAGATGGATACGTAGACGTCAAAGACGTTCAGTTACGTCCCATCGAAGATCATGAAGCATTAGTTAAAATTGAATATTGTGGATTATGTCACACGGATTTACACGTGGCCGCTGGGGACTTTGGCGAGGTGCCAGGGCGAATTATTGGTCACGAAGGGGTCGGTAAGGTAATCCAGGTTGGTAAAGACGTGGATAACTTAAAAATCGGTGATCGGGTGTCAATTGCGTGGTTCTACTCAGCGGACGGCACCTGTCGGTACTGTGTCACTGGAAACGAAACCCTCTGCCGGAACGTAAAGAACGCCGGCTTTAGCGTGGATGGAGCCATGGCTGAGGAATGCATCGTGGATGCTAAGTACGCGGTTAAGGTTCCGGATGAATTAGATCCCGTCCAGGCCACCTCCTTGACCTGCGCTGGGGTAACCACCTACAAGGCCCTCAAGGAAGGTGACACAAAGCCTGGAGACTGGGTCGAAATTGTCGGAGCCGGGGGACTAGGAAATCTAGCCGTCCAACTCGCTAAACACGTTTTTGGTGCTCGGGTAGTGGTTACCGACGGTGATCCAGCCAAGCTAGAAGCCGCTAAGGAAAACGGGGCAGATGTGGTCATTAACCGGCACGATGACGATGCAACCGACCAAATTATCAAAGCCACTGATGGCGGAGTGGACGCTTCCATCGTTACGGCGGTTAGTGCGACGGCCTTTACCAACGCGGTTAACGCTTTAGCTCCGAACGGAACGTTGGTTGCCGTGGCCTTACCCAAGGGTGACATGGCCTTAAACATTGATAAGACCGTTTTAGACGGGATTAAGGTGGCTGGTTCGTTAGTAGGAACCCGTGAAGATTTACGGGAAACCTTCGAATTTGGGGCTGCTGGCGAAGTGAAACCAATCGTTAAAACTGACAAACTGGAAAACATTAACCATGTCATTGATGATATGAAGGCCGGTAAGATCGTGGGCCGGGTCGTCTTTGACTTTACCGGGCAAACGGTCTAA